Proteins co-encoded in one Erinaceus europaeus chromosome 2, mEriEur2.1, whole genome shotgun sequence genomic window:
- the LOC132536805 gene encoding zinc finger protein 382 isoform X2, protein MSQGSVSFKDVTVDFTQEEWQHLDPAQKALHRDVMLENYCHLISVGFHMTKPDMIHKLEQGKELWTAERNLPTQSCLEGDGKTEDVLVKFKEHQEIHSRSIIFLNHKKLKKVKNNVLGKLRTIGKNHIISKTTTLHEYKHDGKVLENISELVIRNISPVRETFGNGNGWEKSCLNTRQEKIYTTVNLYKQTEKSLSGKQEIIQHQMSQTPEKSSEHNERGKSFLVKGMLYTSSHRGERTFEYNKDGVTFIRKSNLSVLPQNLIEKPHAYSKYGKFLCRKPIFTMHQQPQTEEKPFQCPYCGNKFRRKSYLIEHQRIHTGEKPYVCNQCGKAFRQKTALTLHEKTHIEGKPFICMDCGKSFRQKATLTRHHKTHTGEKAYECTQCGSAFRKKSYLTDHQRTHTGEKPYQCSECGKAFIQKTTLTVHQRTHTGEKPYTCNECGKSFCQKTTLTLHQRIHTGEKPYICNECGKSFRQKAILTVHQRIHTGEKSNGCSQCGKAFSRKSNLIRHQKTHTGEKPYECKGCGKFFSCRSNLIVHQKTHKVEITGIQ, encoded by the exons ATGTCTCAG GGATCAGTGTCATTCAAGGATGTGACTGTGGACTTCACCCAGGAAGAATGGCAGCATCTGGACCCTGCTCAAAAGGCACTTCACAGAGATGTCATGTTGGAAAATTACTGCCACCTCATCTCTGTAG GATTTCACATGACCAAGCCTGATATGATTCACAAACTGGAACAAGGAAAAGAACTTTGGACAGCAGAGAGAAATCTTCCAACTCAGAGCTGCCTAG AAGGAGATGGAAAAACTGAAGATGTTTTAGTGAAGTTCAAAGAACACCAAGAGATTCACTCTAGATCCATCATATTTTTGAACCACAAAAAACTAAAGAAGGTGAAAAATAATGTTTTGGGGAAACTACGTACTATAGGCAAGAACCACATTAtctcaaaaacaacaacactacATGAGTATAAACATGATGGAAAGGTTTTGGAAAACATTTCAGAATTAGTCATTAGAAATATAAGCCCAGTCAGAGAGACATTTGGTAATGGTAATGGATGGGAGAAATCATGTCTGAATACCAGGCAAGAGAAAATTTATACTACAGTGAATCtctataaacaaacagaaaaaagccTCAGCGGTAAACAAGAGATTATTCAACACCAGATGAGTCAAACTCCAGAAAAATCATCTGAACATAATGAACGTGGAAAATCCTTCCTTGTGAAAGGGATGTTGTATACTAGCAGTCACAGAGGTGAAAGAACTTTTGAATACAATAAAGATGGAGTAACTTTCATCAGAAAGTCAAATCTCAGTGTCCTTCCACAAAATCTTATAGAGAAGCCCCATGCTTACAGtaaatatgggaaattcctctgcAGAAAACCCATTTTTACTATGCATCAACAACCTCAAACAGAAGAGAAACCATTTCAATGTCCTTACTGTGGGAATAAGTTTAGAAGGAAGTCATATCTCATTGAACATCAGCGAATTCACACAGGTGAGAAACCTTATGTTTGCAACCAATGTGGAAAAGCCTTCCGTCAAAAGACAGCACTTACTCTTCATGAGAAAACACATATAGAAGGGAAACCTTTTATTTGTATGGACTGTGGTAAGTCTTTCCGTCAAAAAGCAACTCTAACTAGACATCACAAAACACATACAGGGGAGAAAGCCTATGAATGTACACAATGTGGAAGTGCTTTTAGAAAGAAGTCATAtctcactgatcatcagagaactCACACAGGAGAGAAACCATATCAATGTAGTGAATGTGGGAAAGCATTTATACAAAAGACAACCCTCACTGTACATCAAAGAACTCACACAGGAGAGAAACCTTACACTTGCAATGAATGTGGGAAGTCCTTCTGCCAAAAGACAACTCTCACTCTCCATCAAAGAATTCATACAGGGGAAAAGCCCTACATTTGTAATGAATGTGGGAAGTCTTTTCGCCAGAAGGCAATACTCACTGTCCATCAGAGAATACATACAGGTGAGAAATCCAATGGTTGTTCTCAGTGTGGAAAAGCCTTTAGTAGGAAATCAAACCTCATTCGTCATCAGAAAACTCACACAGGAGAGAAACCATATGAATGTAAAGGATGTGGGAAGTTCTTCAGTTGTAGGTCAAACCTCATTGTTCATCAGAAAACTCACAAGGTAGAAATCACAGGAATTCAGTAA
- the LOC132536805 gene encoding zinc finger protein 382 isoform X1, which yields MNQSVPLQGSVSFKDVTVDFTQEEWQHLDPAQKALHRDVMLENYCHLISVGFHMTKPDMIHKLEQGKELWTAERNLPTQSCLEGDGKTEDVLVKFKEHQEIHSRSIIFLNHKKLKKVKNNVLGKLRTIGKNHIISKTTTLHEYKHDGKVLENISELVIRNISPVRETFGNGNGWEKSCLNTRQEKIYTTVNLYKQTEKSLSGKQEIIQHQMSQTPEKSSEHNERGKSFLVKGMLYTSSHRGERTFEYNKDGVTFIRKSNLSVLPQNLIEKPHAYSKYGKFLCRKPIFTMHQQPQTEEKPFQCPYCGNKFRRKSYLIEHQRIHTGEKPYVCNQCGKAFRQKTALTLHEKTHIEGKPFICMDCGKSFRQKATLTRHHKTHTGEKAYECTQCGSAFRKKSYLTDHQRTHTGEKPYQCSECGKAFIQKTTLTVHQRTHTGEKPYTCNECGKSFCQKTTLTLHQRIHTGEKPYICNECGKSFRQKAILTVHQRIHTGEKSNGCSQCGKAFSRKSNLIRHQKTHTGEKPYECKGCGKFFSCRSNLIVHQKTHKVEITGIQ from the exons ATGAACCAGAGTGTGCCCTTACAGGGATCAGTGTCATTCAAGGATGTGACTGTGGACTTCACCCAGGAAGAATGGCAGCATCTGGACCCTGCTCAAAAGGCACTTCACAGAGATGTCATGTTGGAAAATTACTGCCACCTCATCTCTGTAG GATTTCACATGACCAAGCCTGATATGATTCACAAACTGGAACAAGGAAAAGAACTTTGGACAGCAGAGAGAAATCTTCCAACTCAGAGCTGCCTAG AAGGAGATGGAAAAACTGAAGATGTTTTAGTGAAGTTCAAAGAACACCAAGAGATTCACTCTAGATCCATCATATTTTTGAACCACAAAAAACTAAAGAAGGTGAAAAATAATGTTTTGGGGAAACTACGTACTATAGGCAAGAACCACATTAtctcaaaaacaacaacactacATGAGTATAAACATGATGGAAAGGTTTTGGAAAACATTTCAGAATTAGTCATTAGAAATATAAGCCCAGTCAGAGAGACATTTGGTAATGGTAATGGATGGGAGAAATCATGTCTGAATACCAGGCAAGAGAAAATTTATACTACAGTGAATCtctataaacaaacagaaaaaagccTCAGCGGTAAACAAGAGATTATTCAACACCAGATGAGTCAAACTCCAGAAAAATCATCTGAACATAATGAACGTGGAAAATCCTTCCTTGTGAAAGGGATGTTGTATACTAGCAGTCACAGAGGTGAAAGAACTTTTGAATACAATAAAGATGGAGTAACTTTCATCAGAAAGTCAAATCTCAGTGTCCTTCCACAAAATCTTATAGAGAAGCCCCATGCTTACAGtaaatatgggaaattcctctgcAGAAAACCCATTTTTACTATGCATCAACAACCTCAAACAGAAGAGAAACCATTTCAATGTCCTTACTGTGGGAATAAGTTTAGAAGGAAGTCATATCTCATTGAACATCAGCGAATTCACACAGGTGAGAAACCTTATGTTTGCAACCAATGTGGAAAAGCCTTCCGTCAAAAGACAGCACTTACTCTTCATGAGAAAACACATATAGAAGGGAAACCTTTTATTTGTATGGACTGTGGTAAGTCTTTCCGTCAAAAAGCAACTCTAACTAGACATCACAAAACACATACAGGGGAGAAAGCCTATGAATGTACACAATGTGGAAGTGCTTTTAGAAAGAAGTCATAtctcactgatcatcagagaactCACACAGGAGAGAAACCATATCAATGTAGTGAATGTGGGAAAGCATTTATACAAAAGACAACCCTCACTGTACATCAAAGAACTCACACAGGAGAGAAACCTTACACTTGCAATGAATGTGGGAAGTCCTTCTGCCAAAAGACAACTCTCACTCTCCATCAAAGAATTCATACAGGGGAAAAGCCCTACATTTGTAATGAATGTGGGAAGTCTTTTCGCCAGAAGGCAATACTCACTGTCCATCAGAGAATACATACAGGTGAGAAATCCAATGGTTGTTCTCAGTGTGGAAAAGCCTTTAGTAGGAAATCAAACCTCATTCGTCATCAGAAAACTCACACAGGAGAGAAACCATATGAATGTAAAGGATGTGGGAAGTTCTTCAGTTGTAGGTCAAACCTCATTGTTCATCAGAAAACTCACAAGGTAGAAATCACAGGAATTCAGTAA